CGCGAACGAGATCGTCCCTGTTCATCACTCCCGTCCGATTGGATGGCTAACGATCCGCGGCCACCCGCCGGCGCGCAGCATGCCACTCGCGCCGTCGGGTGCAGCGCGTTAGGCTGCCGCCTCTCGTCTACGCCATCATCGGCCTTCACCACGAACCGGGTCGGTCGTCCGACCACGGCCTGCCAAGAGCCTGGGCTCGCGAACGATCACCCGCAGTACGTCCTTCCGGCAGAACGGCCACGCCTCGAAGTCTCCGGCCTCAAGGAACTCCTCCCACTTTCGGCGCTTCATGCGCTCCCACCAACCGAACGTCACAAGGTTGAGCGGCCAATTCACGATCCGGATGAACGAGTACTCAGGCCAGAAGTACTCCTCGTTTGAATACAGGAAGGCGATCCAACGAGATACGGTCCTCCGTCCGACTGACCCTCGCGGCAGCCTGCCCTCGACGAAATGGTTCTTGGTGTCGTCATAGAGCTGCCAGGCCATCTGCTTCACCGCCACGGCCCCGCGGTCTCGCCAGTCGACTTCGACTTCATCCAAGTCGTCGTTGGTGATTCGACCGGAGACATAATGCCGCAGCCGTTCGGCAAGTCGGTCGCGCGAAGCCCGATGGATCATGTTGGTTTCAGTCAGCCTACGATCAGCGCTCAGCCGCGAGCCGCCTGTACGGGGCGCGTTGACTTGGTGTCGCCTCTCCGGCGGCTCGTCGGCTGCAGCGCCCTGTTAGCCGGGCGCTTGCGGGCAGCCCGCCAACGCCGCAACGACGCCGCGCTTTCGCCTGAAGGCAACCCACACAGCAGAGCCTCCACCGAGATGTCCTCGTCGATGTCCGGCCAGTGGATGCCAGCTCCGGGCCCTACCAACACCCACGCCCGGCGCTCCCGGGGAGACGCGTCCGCCAGTCGTGGATACCAACTTA
This Acidobacteriota bacterium DNA region includes the following protein-coding sequences:
- a CDS encoding DUF2442 domain-containing protein; the encoded protein is MSTLASAAATAAAKQVRVTEDVLTVALADGRVVSVPLSWYPRLADASPRERRAWVLVGPGAGIHWPDIDEDISVEALLCGLPSGESAASLRRWRAARKRPANRALQPTSRRRGDTKSTRPVQAARG